A single Mangifera indica cultivar Alphonso chromosome 20, CATAS_Mindica_2.1, whole genome shotgun sequence DNA region contains:
- the LOC123204170 gene encoding transcription factor MYB62-like, with amino-acid sequence MSSYRKSTGTSAGSDSDELLRRGPWTLEEDTLLIHCISRHGEGRWNLLAERSGLKRTGKSCRLRWLNYLKPDVKRGNISPQEQMLILELHSMLGNRWSKIAQHLPGRTDNEIKNYWRTRVQKQARHLKIDANSTAFQHIIRYFWIPRLLQKINETSSLSSSSSALHDSQNSTVDLNPQPYYSTSSSPPPAPPPLKLAGYQGSGSEHSTISCMSSSEFSGCQTSPFQNQNSTFQKDFCLETMANQGDFNNPVSDFRLEAENNNWVEYDFPADSMWNIDELWQFKT; translated from the exons ATGTCTTCCTATAGAAAAAGCACAGGCACTTCGGCGGGAAGTGATTCTGATGAACTCCTCCGGCGAGGGCCTTGGACTCTGGAAGAAGACACTCTCCTCATCCACTGCATCTCCCGCCACGGCGAAGGACGCTGGAATTTGTTGGCTGAGCGTTCTG GCTTGAAGAGGACTGGGAAGAGTTGCAGACTGAGGTGGCTGAATTATCTGAAACCAGATGTGAAAAGAGGAAATATTTCTCCTCAAGAACAGATGTTGATTCTTGAACTTCATTCTATGTTGGGTAATAG GTGGTCGAAAATTGCTCAACATTTACCAGGAAGAACTGACAATGAAATCAAGAACTACTGGAGAACTCGTGTGCAGAAACAAGCCAGGCATCTGAAGATCGACGCCAACAGCACAGCATTTCAACATATTATTCGTTATTTCTggattccaagattgcttcagAAAATCAACGAAACGTCATCATTATCTTCATCAAGTTCAGCTTTGCATGATTCCCAAAATTCAACGGTTGATCTCAATCCTCAGCCATATTATTCAACTTCGTCCTCTCCACCGCCAGCACCACCGCCATTGAAACTTGCAGGCTACCAGGGCTCAGGCTCCGAACATAGCACAATTTCTTGCATGTCTTCATCAGAATTTTCAGGCTGCCAAACGAGTCCTTTTCAGAATCAAAACAGCACGTTTCAGAAGGATTTCTGTTTGGAAACCATGGCAAACCAGGGAGATTTCAACAACCCAGTTAGCGATTTCCGATTAGAAGCTGAAAATAACAACTGGGTTGAATATGATTTTCCGGCTGATAGCATGTGGAACATCGATGAACTGTGGCAGTTCAAGACTTGA